In Staphylococcus lloydii, the following proteins share a genomic window:
- a CDS encoding response regulator transcription factor, whose translation MISTIIAEDQSMLRQAMVQLMELHEEINIVSTVGDGGEAWQEIQKHKPAIAILDIEMPTMTGLEILSNIREAQLDIKVIIVTTFKRPGYFESAVANDVDAYVLKERSVDELVETMHRVMDGNKEYSDSLVTTMFKDKNPLTAKEQLVLTEIGKGLTSKEIAQTLFLSDGTVRNYTSNIIDKLEVENRFEAWKKAQEKGWI comes from the coding sequence GTGATTTCGACTATAATAGCAGAAGACCAATCTATGCTTAGGCAGGCAATGGTTCAATTAATGGAACTCCATGAAGAAATAAATATCGTTTCAACAGTAGGCGATGGTGGTGAAGCATGGCAAGAGATACAAAAGCATAAACCCGCTATTGCTATCTTAGATATTGAAATGCCTACGATGACTGGACTTGAAATTTTAAGCAATATCAGAGAGGCACAATTGGACATTAAAGTCATCATCGTTACTACATTCAAAAGGCCAGGTTATTTTGAATCTGCAGTAGCAAATGATGTAGATGCTTATGTGTTAAAAGAACGTTCGGTTGATGAACTTGTAGAGACGATGCATCGTGTTATGGATGGAAACAAAGAATATAGTGATTCTTTAGTAACTACAATGTTTAAAGATAAAAATCCTTTGACTGCGAAAGAACAATTAGTATTAACAGAAATAGGCAAAGGTTTAACAAGTAAGGAAATAGCGCAAACATTATTTTTATCAGACGGCACCGTTAGAAATTATACTTCTAATATTATTGACAAATTAGAGGTTGAAAATCGGTTTGAAGCATGGAAAAAAGCACAAGAAAAAGGATGGATATAA
- a CDS encoding sensor histidine kinase, whose amino-acid sequence MIKRLNIGVVELSSLVYLLFAITPLFTMEIDGNYWFYVIIFIIFTISYCTLILLFAVLSKQWLMLLLVIHYLCIIYFVISISPYMSLYFFFSAFALPFLLKVKIKSLAFNLMILTMITCLIITWFKEYDAALMLLIYYLVILMITIGNFKRVETSKLKLKMNEKNAQINMLIAEHERTRIAQDLHDTLGHVFASISLKSELASKLVANKPEQAIEEMTAVNHISKDALTKVRSIINDLKINSFKEEIEAVANLLKDANLTFEFSNAEYAEKLSATRQSTMAMILREAINNVVKHAQATRIDGQLQLTDKSVKLIIKDDGVGVSDVASLELKSIKERVNILNGTLATYNDNGLCIEVLIPRSVEQ is encoded by the coding sequence ATGATTAAGCGTCTTAATATAGGAGTAGTAGAATTATCGAGTTTAGTATATTTGCTTTTTGCTATCACACCTTTGTTTACTATGGAAATTGATGGTAATTATTGGTTTTACGTAATTATTTTTATCATTTTTACCATTTCATACTGCACGCTTATATTATTATTTGCAGTATTATCTAAACAATGGTTGATGTTATTATTAGTAATTCACTATCTCTGTATTATTTACTTTGTCATTAGTATTTCGCCGTATATGAGTTTATATTTCTTTTTTAGTGCCTTTGCTTTACCATTTTTGCTAAAGGTGAAGATTAAGTCGTTAGCATTTAACTTAATGATCTTAACTATGATTACGTGTTTAATAATTACATGGTTTAAGGAATACGACGCTGCACTTATGTTACTTATTTATTATTTAGTTATATTAATGATAACCATTGGTAATTTTAAAAGAGTAGAAACAAGTAAACTTAAATTAAAAATGAATGAAAAAAATGCTCAAATTAACATGCTTATTGCTGAACATGAACGAACACGAATTGCTCAAGATTTGCATGATACGTTAGGTCATGTTTTTGCGAGTATTAGTTTGAAATCTGAATTAGCTTCTAAATTAGTTGCCAATAAGCCCGAACAAGCTATTGAAGAAATGACTGCAGTAAATCATATTTCTAAAGATGCTTTAACCAAAGTACGTTCGATTATTAATGATCTCAAAATTAATTCTTTTAAAGAAGAGATAGAGGCTGTAGCTAATTTGCTTAAAGATGCAAATTTAACTTTTGAATTTAGCAACGCTGAGTATGCTGAAAAACTATCAGCAACTCGACAATCTACAATGGCTATGATATTACGAGAAGCAATTAATAATGTAGTAAAACATGCACAAGCCACTAGAATAGATGGCCAATTACAGTTAACTGACAAATCGGTGAAATTGATAATTAAAGACGATGGTGTTGGTGTGAGTGATGTGGCCTCGCTTGAACTAAAGAGTATTAAAGAACGCGTTAATATATTAAATGGCACGTTAGCTACTTATAATGACAATGGTTTATGTATTGAAGTCTTAATACCAAGGAGTGTAGAACAGTGA
- the nucI gene encoding thermonuclease NucI, translating to MKSSKQVTILVCCVVVIGVLLFQFINHSGPFANNDNKTTENGPDKTSKVHVERVVDGDTFVAKDNDNNELKVRLIGMDTPETVKPNTPVQPYGKAASNYTKDHLTNKDVYLEYDKEPKDRYGRTLAYVWLDKKTMFNEVLVKKGLAREKYFAPNGKYRDVFKKAQADAQSKHLNIWSKNH from the coding sequence ATGAAATCTTCAAAACAAGTGACCATATTAGTTTGTTGTGTTGTCGTAATTGGCGTATTGCTTTTTCAATTTATAAATCACAGTGGTCCATTTGCCAATAATGATAATAAAACAACAGAAAATGGCCCTGATAAGACGAGTAAAGTTCATGTAGAAAGAGTCGTAGATGGCGATACATTTGTCGCTAAAGATAATGACAATAATGAACTGAAAGTGCGATTAATTGGTATGGATACGCCTGAAACGGTCAAACCCAATACGCCAGTACAACCATATGGCAAAGCTGCTTCAAACTACACCAAAGATCATTTGACAAATAAGGATGTATATTTGGAATATGATAAGGAACCGAAAGATAGATATGGACGTACGTTAGCTTACGTATGGTTAGATAAAAAAACAATGTTTAATGAAGTATTAGTTAAAAAAGGTTTGGCTAGAGAGAAATATTTTGCGCCAAATGGTAAGTATCGAGATGTGTTTAAAAAAGCACAAGCAGATGCACAATCTAAACATTTAAATATTTGGAGCAAAAATCATTAA
- a CDS encoding MerR family transcriptional regulator, producing the protein MKSKDALRRNMPVFSMSVVSKLSELSPRQIRYYETHELITPSRTEGNKRMFSLNDLEKLLEIKNLIEKGFNIKGIKQIFNDDHAHLTTEEQEIRKRMIVDTTQKPQREALPINRGDLSRFIK; encoded by the coding sequence ATGAAGTCAAAAGATGCATTGCGACGAAATATGCCCGTCTTCTCTATGAGTGTTGTTAGTAAATTAAGTGAATTATCACCGAGACAAATACGTTATTATGAAACACATGAACTCATTACACCTTCAAGAACAGAAGGTAATAAACGCATGTTTTCGTTAAATGATTTAGAAAAACTATTAGAAATTAAAAACTTAATAGAAAAAGGTTTTAATATTAAAGGTATTAAACAAATCTTTAATGATGATCATGCACATTTAACAACTGAAGAACAAGAGATTAGAAAAAGAATGATTGTGGATACTACACAAAAACCACAACGCGAAGCTTTACCGATAAATCGTGGAGACTTATCACGATTTATTAAATAA
- a CDS encoding ABC transporter ATP-binding protein, producing the protein MIKINNISKKYKNKAVVNNATFEINKGMCTALIGPNGAGKSTLIDILIGDRHPTSGSIDDNEALLNEKHLGIMFQKTIFPELIKVKELYNLFSSMYKNPISYEQFSKITRFSENKMSEFANRLSGGQKRILDFGLALIGNPKFLILDEPTSAMDVQMRQHFWDIVDGLKAQGVTILYTSHYIEEVERMADRVVVIESGEIVMNDSPNNLKANQHNSIIKLPLKHQYLQSQFNHNQMTRVKDSYEIQTDNVNQAVQILLNAEVDLNEIEITKTSLLESIFSNNKEESL; encoded by the coding sequence ATGATTAAAATAAACAATATATCAAAGAAATATAAAAACAAAGCAGTAGTAAACAATGCGACTTTTGAAATTAATAAGGGTATGTGTACTGCACTAATTGGACCTAATGGCGCTGGTAAATCTACTTTAATCGATATACTCATTGGCGATCGCCATCCAACATCAGGATCAATAGACGATAATGAAGCTTTATTAAATGAAAAACATTTAGGAATCATGTTTCAAAAGACAATATTTCCTGAATTAATCAAAGTTAAAGAACTATATAATTTATTTTCAAGTATGTATAAAAATCCGATTTCATATGAGCAATTCTCTAAGATTACGCGCTTTAGTGAAAATAAAATGTCTGAATTTGCTAATAGGTTATCAGGTGGTCAAAAAAGAATACTTGATTTTGGACTGGCATTAATAGGTAATCCTAAATTTTTAATATTAGACGAACCTACAAGTGCAATGGATGTGCAAATGAGACAACATTTCTGGGATATTGTAGATGGCTTGAAAGCGCAAGGAGTCACTATTTTATATACGTCGCATTATATTGAAGAAGTAGAACGTATGGCGGACCGAGTGGTCGTTATTGAATCAGGTGAAATTGTAATGAATGATAGTCCTAATAATTTAAAAGCAAATCAGCACAATTCGATTATTAAATTACCGTTAAAGCATCAATATTTGCAATCTCAGTTTAATCATAATCAAATGACTCGAGTTAAAGATAGCTATGAAATACAAACAGACAATGTAAATCAAGCTGTACAAATTTTATTGAATGCAGAAGTAGATTTAAATGAAATTGAAATTACAAAAACGAGTTTATTAGAATCAATTTTTAGTAATAACAAGGAGGAATCGTTATGA
- a CDS encoding aspartate kinase: MKVAKFGGSSVSNAEQIKKVLKIVNSDPERKITIVSAPGKRHQSDIKTTDLLIRLYEKAIAKLNYTAKKEEIVQRYADIVHELNMDDHILKSIDETLERYITTLKNKPPRLLDALLSCGEDFNAQIIAEYNNSQGIPTRYVSPGEAGITVSDLPQNAQILDHSYEELYNLRNYKEKLIIPGFFGISRQNYVVTFPRGGSDITGAIVARGVRADLYENFTDVSGIFRANPVIVKQPQVIDEITYREMRELSYAGFGVFHDEALQPLHKDRIPVLIKNTNRPHELGTYIRHDREINTNNVVSGISCDKGFTVINIKKYLMNRQVGFTRKVLGVLEDYNISFDHMPSGIDSISIIMRSKEIEHKEEQVLNDIRKHCDVDELGVEHDLAILMIVGEGMHRIVGTASRITHALAEANINLKMMNQGASEISIMFGIDVEDAEKAVKATYEYCYNGKCIVT; the protein is encoded by the coding sequence ATGAAAGTAGCTAAATTCGGTGGAAGTTCTGTATCAAATGCAGAACAGATAAAAAAAGTATTGAAGATTGTTAATTCTGACCCTGAAAGAAAGATAACAATTGTTTCTGCACCAGGTAAGAGACATCAGTCAGATATTAAAACGACTGATTTATTAATTAGGTTATATGAGAAAGCAATTGCTAAATTGAACTATACTGCTAAAAAAGAAGAAATCGTACAACGTTATGCAGATATTGTGCATGAACTTAACATGGATGACCATATTTTGAAATCCATTGACGAAACGTTAGAACGCTATATTACTACATTGAAAAATAAACCGCCGCGTTTACTAGATGCGCTTCTTTCTTGTGGCGAAGATTTTAATGCTCAAATTATTGCTGAATATAACAATAGTCAAGGCATCCCAACTCGTTATGTGTCACCTGGAGAAGCAGGTATTACGGTAAGTGATTTGCCTCAAAACGCACAAATTCTAGATCACTCTTATGAAGAATTATATAACTTACGCAATTATAAGGAAAAATTAATCATTCCCGGCTTTTTTGGTATATCGAGACAAAATTATGTTGTAACATTCCCTAGAGGCGGCTCAGACATTACTGGTGCCATAGTAGCTAGAGGAGTAAGAGCTGATTTATACGAAAACTTCACAGACGTATCTGGTATTTTCAGAGCTAACCCGGTTATTGTTAAACAACCGCAAGTTATCGATGAAATTACTTATCGAGAAATGCGAGAATTATCTTATGCAGGATTTGGGGTTTTTCACGATGAGGCTTTACAACCATTACATAAAGACCGCATCCCAGTATTAATTAAAAATACGAATAGACCGCATGAATTAGGTACATATATTCGTCATGACAGAGAAATTAATACAAATAACGTCGTAAGTGGTATTAGTTGTGATAAAGGCTTCACAGTTATTAATATCAAGAAATATTTAATGAACAGACAAGTAGGTTTTACTCGTAAAGTTTTAGGTGTCCTAGAAGATTATAATATTTCATTTGACCACATGCCTTCTGGTATCGACAGTATAAGTATTATAATGCGCTCTAAAGAAATTGAGCACAAAGAAGAACAAGTATTAAATGATATTCGTAAACATTGTGACGTAGATGAATTAGGAGTTGAACATGATTTAGCTATTTTGATGATTGTTGGAGAAGGTATGCATCGTATTGTTGGTACCGCTAGTCGCATAACGCATGCTTTAGCTGAAGCTAACATCAACTTAAAAATGATGAACCAAGGTGCTTCAGAAATATCAATCATGTTTGGTATTGATGTCGAAGATGCTGAAAAAGCAGTTAAAGCAACTTATGAATATTGTTATAACGGTAAATGTATCGTCACATAA
- the glnA gene encoding type I glutamate--ammonia ligase has translation MPKRTFTKEDIHKFAKEENVRYLRLQFTDILGTIKNVEVPVSQLEKVLDNEMMFDGSSIEGFVRIEESDMYLYPDLDTWVIFPWTAGQGKVARLICDIYKTDGTPFEGDPRANLKRTLKEMQELGFTDLNLGPEPEFFLFKLDEKGEPTLELNDDGGYFDLAPTDLGENCRRDIVLELEDMGFDIEASHHEVAPGQHEIDFKYADAVTACDNIQTFKLVVKTIARQHNLHATFMPKPLFGVNGSGMHFNVSLFDGKENAFFDPNGDMQLTKDAYHFIAGILKNARGFTAVCNPLVNSYKRLVPGYEAPCYIAWSGKNRSPLIRVPSSRGLSTRVEIRSVDPAANPYMALAAILQAGLDGIKNKLEVPEPVNQNIYEMNRDEREAIGIEDLPSQLYTALKSMRENKVIKEALGNHIYNQFLNSKSIEWDYYRTQVSEWEREQYMKQY, from the coding sequence ATGCCAAAACGTACATTTACAAAAGAAGATATTCATAAGTTTGCCAAAGAAGAAAATGTAAGATATTTAAGATTACAATTTACAGATATTTTAGGAACTATCAAAAACGTTGAAGTTCCTGTTAGCCAATTAGAAAAAGTTTTAGATAATGAAATGATGTTTGATGGTTCTTCTATCGAAGGTTTTGTACGTATCGAAGAATCTGACATGTATCTTTATCCAGACCTAGATACTTGGGTGATTTTCCCATGGACTGCTGGTCAAGGTAAAGTTGCTCGTTTAATTTGCGATATATACAAAACAGACGGTACACCATTCGAAGGTGACCCACGTGCTAACCTAAAACGTACGCTTAAAGAAATGCAAGAATTAGGATTTACTGACTTAAACTTAGGGCCAGAACCAGAATTCTTCTTATTCAAATTAGATGAAAAAGGTGAACCTACGTTAGAATTAAATGATGATGGTGGATACTTCGACTTGGCACCAACAGATTTAGGTGAAAACTGTCGTCGTGATATCGTATTAGAATTAGAAGATATGGGCTTCGATATCGAAGCAAGTCACCACGAAGTAGCACCTGGACAACATGAAATTGACTTTAAATATGCAGATGCTGTAACAGCTTGTGATAATATCCAAACATTCAAACTTGTTGTTAAAACAATTGCACGTCAACATAACCTACATGCTACATTTATGCCAAAACCATTATTTGGTGTTAATGGTAGTGGAATGCACTTTAACGTATCATTATTTGATGGTAAAGAAAATGCATTCTTTGATCCAAATGGCGACATGCAATTAACTAAAGACGCTTATCACTTTATTGCTGGTATTCTTAAAAATGCACGTGGCTTCACTGCAGTATGTAACCCATTAGTAAACTCTTATAAACGTTTAGTACCAGGTTATGAAGCACCATGTTACATCGCTTGGAGTGGTAAAAACCGTTCACCACTTATCCGTGTACCATCTTCACGTGGCTTATCAACAAGAGTTGAAATTCGTTCAGTAGACCCTGCAGCAAACCCATACATGGCATTAGCTGCAATTTTACAAGCTGGTTTAGACGGTATCAAAAATAAATTAGAAGTACCAGAACCAGTTAACCAAAATATCTACGAAATGAACCGTGATGAGCGTGAAGCAATCGGTATCGAAGATTTACCTTCACAATTATACACTGCGCTTAAATCAATGCGTGAAAACAAAGTTATTAAAGAAGCGCTTGGTAACCATATCTATAATCAATTCTTAAATTCTAAATCAATTGAATGGGATTACTATAGAACACAAGTGTCAGAATGGGAAAGAGAACAATACATGAAACAATACTAG
- a CDS encoding ABC transporter permease, with product MMKHYFLTEMRLTLRKRVNLMLAILLPLIFYIIFTSILDLPKDVEKAFNKEYMYSMTAFSLSNFCLMQFPMEMITEKVTGWYKNIIRTPLQPYQYYGAKILKIMIQFAISIVVIFTVAHFYKNVNMSLAEWISSGVILWIGASTFLGVGVLIAQLNDVQKASGIGSILYLGLAVIGGLWYPTTQFPEWLKQISHATPTYNLKKVAFDIGKGDPFSYHAFFILIGYSILFLIIALLIRKRREVEV from the coding sequence ATGATGAAACATTATTTTCTTACTGAAATGCGCTTAACTTTAAGAAAACGGGTGAATTTAATGTTAGCCATCTTGCTACCATTAATATTCTATATCATTTTTACTTCAATTTTAGATTTACCAAAAGATGTTGAAAAAGCATTCAACAAGGAATACATGTATAGTATGACGGCATTCAGTTTATCAAATTTCTGTTTAATGCAGTTTCCAATGGAAATGATTACTGAAAAGGTAACTGGATGGTATAAAAATATTATTCGTACACCTTTACAACCTTATCAATATTACGGAGCTAAAATTTTAAAAATAATGATTCAATTTGCAATATCAATCGTTGTTATATTTACAGTGGCACATTTTTATAAAAACGTTAATATGTCATTAGCAGAATGGATTTCTTCAGGTGTCATATTGTGGATAGGTGCAAGCACATTTCTAGGTGTAGGCGTTCTAATTGCGCAATTAAATGATGTTCAAAAAGCAAGTGGTATTGGGAGTATACTATATCTAGGATTAGCAGTTATAGGGGGATTATGGTATCCAACTACACAATTTCCAGAGTGGTTGAAGCAAATTTCTCATGCAACACCAACGTATAACTTAAAAAAGGTTGCTTTTGATATTGGTAAGGGAGACCCGTTTAGTTACCATGCCTTCTTTATTTTAATAGGTTATAGTATACTGTTTTTGATAATAGCTTTACTTATTAGAAAAAGAAGAGAAGTGGAAGTATGA